A single genomic interval of Pyrobaculum arsenaticum DSM 13514 harbors:
- a CDS encoding HAL/PAL/TAL family ammonia-lyase: MEPVELGEKLTLIDVVKVATFGAPVVIPGDTRRKIEQAHSAYLEALQKGVEIYGVTTGLGELVKVKTVAQGSRIIVEHAVGVGDRSPREWVRAALLIRAHQLALGYSGVKPAVVEMLAELLNRDITPVVPIYGSVGASGDLAPLSHIALALLGEGHVKYKGEIVPAEEALRKEGLEPLLLDPRDALALINGTSFSTAVLAMAIAKVENLLDKYLAYLPLYLHAVRANYKALLPETQVKRHYGMKKIAEAIQYATPGKRLHDPYSVRCIPQVLGPLYDVLKWAREVVENEINSPSDNPIFTDRGPVPTCHFHGQYIAMAADSLATALAIWANLLERQIAQLLRSDITGKPEFLAKEPGSVGDMIYHYTAASLVAKIRTLATPYSVQNIPTSGFQEDVNSMSLGAAIRIHEIIKLLIDILSIHSVVTHDATDCIDCQLHIEKIYSTISDLVKKSTIPSERIKAVSAIWS, from the coding sequence ATGGAGCCGGTAGAGCTTGGAGAAAAGCTAACACTTATCGATGTTGTTAAAGTAGCTACCTTCGGAGCACCGGTAGTAATACCTGGTGATACGCGCCGGAAAATTGAACAGGCGCACAGCGCCTATCTAGAAGCCTTGCAAAAAGGCGTTGAAATATACGGAGTTACCACAGGACTTGGGGAATTGGTAAAAGTCAAAACGGTCGCGCAAGGTAGTAGGATTATTGTTGAACATGCCGTAGGGGTAGGCGACCGGTCTCCCCGAGAATGGGTGAGAGCCGCCTTGTTAATTAGGGCCCATCAGCTAGCCCTTGGCTACAGCGGCGTTAAGCCGGCCGTAGTTGAGATGTTAGCAGAATTATTGAATAGAGACATCACGCCGGTAGTGCCTATATACGGAAGCGTAGGGGCAAGCGGCGACTTAGCCCCCCTATCTCACATAGCATTAGCACTGCTAGGAGAGGGGCATGTTAAATACAAAGGCGAGATTGTGCCTGCAGAGGAAGCTTTGAGAAAAGAGGGACTAGAGCCGCTACTTCTCGACCCGCGAGACGCGCTGGCGCTTATTAACGGAACCTCCTTCTCAACAGCTGTTTTGGCAATGGCAATTGCTAAGGTGGAAAACTTGTTGGATAAATACCTAGCATATCTACCTTTATATCTTCACGCAGTCAGGGCAAATTATAAGGCGCTTCTCCCAGAAACCCAAGTGAAAAGACACTACGGTATGAAGAAAATCGCCGAGGCTATCCAATACGCGACGCCGGGAAAGAGATTACATGACCCATACTCCGTCCGGTGTATACCCCAGGTCCTAGGCCCTCTCTACGACGTCTTGAAATGGGCCAGAGAGGTTGTGGAAAATGAGATAAACTCCCCTAGCGACAACCCCATTTTTACAGATCGTGGCCCCGTTCCTACTTGTCATTTCCACGGCCAATACATAGCTATGGCGGCTGATTCGCTTGCAACCGCCTTGGCAATTTGGGCAAATTTACTCGAAAGACAAATAGCACAACTCCTAAGGAGTGATATTACGGGCAAACCTGAGTTTCTCGCCAAGGAGCCAGGAAGCGTAGGCGATATGATTTACCACTACACAGCCGCGTCGCTTGTAGCAAAAATTAGAACTCTCGCAACGCCTTATTCAGTACAAAACATACCTACTAGCGGATTCCAAGAAGACGTAAATTCTATGAGCCTTGGCGCCGCAATAAGAATTCATGAAATAATAAAATTACTTATAGACATATTATCTATACATTCAGTAGTTACACATGATGCAACAGATTGTATAGACTGCCAATTACACATAGAAAAAATATACAGTACAATTTCAGATTTGGTCAAGAAATCAACTATTCCTAGTGAACGGATAAAAGCCGTCTCGGCAATATGGTCATAA
- a CDS encoding ribbon-helix-helix domain-containing protein: MPKRDGEKMVLISVHLSPKMLQQIEELVRRDLSSSQREAIRSAIRELLLNHGADRERREKPRKEPE; the protein is encoded by the coding sequence ATGCCCAAGAGGGATGGCGAGAAGATGGTGCTTATCTCAGTACACCTATCGCCGAAGATGCTACAGCAAATAGAGGAGTTGGTTAGGCGCGACCTCTCCTCAAGCCAAAGGGAGGCTATTAGGTCGGCGATACGCGAACTCCTGCTAAACCACGGAGCTGATAGAGAGAGAAGAGAAAAACCGAGAAAGGAGCCCGAATAA
- the hutI gene encoding imidazolonepropionase produces the protein MVIIRAKQLVTALNMPWRYRDEVAVINDAAVVIRDGVIIDVGTWEEIKRRHPHANIWDFGDNLITPGLVDPHTHLLFAGSREDELERKLQGESYEEITRKGGGIYKTVKYTKETSDQELLNILQKRIQLATSFGTTTVEVKTGYGLDIDQELRLARILKSVKSPIDVVTTFLVHIPPPAGRENYVKEVLKAIPHAGTTYVDVFCDSIAFNVEETRTILKKAAEAGYKLRLHADELEYIGCSDLVEELPIDSADHLLNTPPENVRKIAKSGTVATLLPVTILTLRTSKKPPIDEMRRLRVPIAIGTDFSPNSWCLNMQTAIELAVYLLGLTPLEALIAATANAAYSLRLTDRGIIQPGKIADLVIWDVPNYHWLAYEIGRNKAKLVLKKGEPLRFL, from the coding sequence ATGGTCATAATAAGGGCGAAGCAACTTGTAACTGCTTTAAACATGCCCTGGAGATACAGAGACGAAGTCGCCGTAATTAACGACGCCGCTGTCGTGATTAGAGACGGCGTGATAATAGACGTCGGCACGTGGGAAGAAATAAAACGAAGACATCCACATGCCAATATTTGGGATTTCGGCGACAATCTCATAACGCCAGGCCTAGTGGACCCACATACGCACTTACTTTTTGCAGGTTCGCGAGAAGACGAGCTTGAAAGAAAGCTACAGGGCGAGTCGTACGAAGAAATAACGAGAAAAGGCGGCGGCATATACAAAACCGTGAAATATACGAAAGAGACAAGCGACCAAGAGCTGTTGAATATCCTACAGAAAAGAATTCAATTAGCTACATCTTTTGGCACAACAACAGTTGAGGTAAAAACTGGATATGGGCTAGACATAGATCAAGAACTGAGACTCGCCAGAATTTTAAAGAGCGTGAAAAGCCCCATAGACGTAGTCACAACATTTCTAGTACACATCCCGCCGCCGGCAGGAAGAGAAAATTATGTAAAAGAAGTGCTTAAGGCCATTCCACATGCTGGCACAACATATGTAGACGTCTTCTGTGACTCTATAGCGTTTAATGTGGAGGAGACAAGAACTATTTTGAAGAAGGCCGCCGAGGCCGGCTACAAGCTTAGGCTACATGCAGACGAGCTTGAGTACATAGGATGTAGCGACTTGGTAGAAGAATTGCCTATAGACTCAGCCGACCATCTCCTAAATACGCCGCCTGAGAATGTAAGAAAAATCGCAAAATCCGGAACAGTGGCGACTCTGCTACCGGTTACTATTCTTACACTCAGAACGTCTAAAAAACCGCCCATTGATGAGATGAGGCGACTTAGAGTTCCCATAGCTATAGGAACAGACTTTAGCCCTAACAGCTGGTGTCTAAACATGCAAACGGCAATAGAACTCGCAGTATATCTCCTGGGGCTCACCCCCTTAGAGGCGCTGATTGCCGCTACGGCTAACGCCGCCTACAGCCTACGTCTTACAGACAGGGGGATTATCCAGCCGGGCAAAATTGCAGACTTGGTAATATGGGATGTACCGAACTACCACTGGCTCGCGTATGAAATTGGCAGAAATAAGGCGAAGCTTGTACTGAAAAAAGGGGAGCCACTACGGTTTCTCTAA
- a CDS encoding arginase family protein, producing MYLTKKSRLLKDPHDIRMCDNSASSSVVFVGIPWDGAVAGRPGARLGPAKIRTAFCNLPKRADVEDLGDVDVVIGDPAETWQRVEKTFRSLKDRQQILVAGGDHSVTPYVYRGLSEGRKISYVVLDAHFDLRTVSEGLTSGMATRLVKESGGDIPITVIGIREWSNPSYMFSLADKMGIEYYTIEQIHKLGIEEVADRVYQQHRNYKAYLSIDLDVVDPAFAPGVNAPSPGGLTSREVLILVSHLSKALKPIAVDTVEVSPPYDVGDITSNLAAVLLYTSIWSR from the coding sequence GTGTATCTTACAAAGAAGAGCAGGCTGTTAAAAGACCCACATGACATAAGGATGTGCGACAATTCTGCCTCTTCCTCGGTTGTATTTGTAGGTATTCCATGGGATGGCGCCGTGGCTGGGAGACCCGGCGCCCGCTTAGGTCCGGCAAAAATTAGAACAGCTTTTTGCAACCTTCCCAAACGCGCCGATGTAGAAGACCTAGGAGATGTAGATGTGGTTATAGGCGATCCAGCAGAGACTTGGCAGAGAGTAGAGAAGACCTTTAGATCTCTAAAAGATCGGCAACAAATTCTCGTCGCCGGAGGAGACCACTCTGTGACGCCCTATGTTTATCGCGGCTTATCAGAAGGGAGAAAAATCAGCTACGTAGTCCTCGACGCCCATTTTGATCTTAGAACAGTTTCTGAAGGTCTTACCAGCGGCATGGCTACGCGATTAGTAAAGGAATCAGGTGGTGATATCCCCATCACGGTAATTGGAATAAGAGAGTGGTCAAACCCCTCGTACATGTTTTCTCTAGCCGATAAGATGGGAATTGAGTATTACACTATTGAACAGATACACAAACTCGGCATAGAGGAAGTCGCCGATAGAGTTTACCAACAGCATAGAAATTACAAAGCTTATCTGAGCATAGACCTAGACGTTGTCGATCCCGCTTTTGCGCCTGGCGTCAACGCCCCAAGCCCCGGCGGGTTAACTTCTAGAGAAGTCTTAATACTGGTATCACATCTCAGCAAAGCGCTAAAACCCATTGCAGTAGATACAGTCGAGGTTTCGCCTCCTTACGACGTCGGCGACATCACCTCCAACCTAGCCGCCGTATTGTTATATACGTCCATATGGAGCCGGTAG